tttctccccagacttaCTGAAACAGGGCCAAAAGAACcaacgactctgatggctcaaattagcatccattcttcaattgtaaatgtggtcgttgaccgtcaggccagaaggtaggagtgtgaatagtccatgttgggggtgggtatctatgatacctgcaggagatcagatctcctgtaggtaatgctcttcagtctagttttgaagcatacatgaagtgtttttggagagatgtgaccttttgcagctgatgttgtgctgcattatccagtctaaggaacaattgtgcaactgtgagatgcgttgaggctattaccagggtacttaaaatccttcaggtcattTGGACCATCTCTAGACTGCATAGGAGTGGCGTCAACGTGGACTAACTCCAGCGCTTCTAGTGTTAAGAGATTCCTTTAGCTATGAAAACTAGAAACTTCAGCTCGTTAGAAATGTGTTTGGCCCTTAAAAGGGccgttttgttttatttatgtaaagaaGCGGTTTAACCCCCGAAGCCGTACAGAGTGCGGCCCTGCCTCTTCAGAGCGTACACCACGTCCATGGCGGTGACGGTCTTCCTCTTGGCGTGCTCGGTGTACGTGACGGCGTCACGGATGACGTTCTCCAGGAACACCTTGAGCACACCGCGGGTCTCCTCGTAGATGAGGCCGGAGATCCGCTTGACTCCCCCGCGGCGAGCCAGACGGCGGATAGCGGGCTTGGTGATTCCCTGGATGTTATCGCGGAGAACTTTACGGTGCCGCTTGGCGCCTCCTTTACCGAGACCTTTACCTCCTTTTCCTCTTCCGCTCATGTTGGTATCGTTCAAGAAAAGCCTGAAGGGACAATGTGGCTCAGAAGGAGGAAACGGCGCCTATATGTGGGAACTGCGGACGTGAAAGAGAACAGGGGCGGAACCGAGCTGCACAGATCCAGTCCCGTTATTGGAACCGGCCGAGAAAGTTCCTGCTTTTcttaatttgagtttttatgttGGATTTCTggtacaattatttttttaatcactgcCTTTATACGCTTATCgaattcaacattttttctaatgttcacttaaaaatcttaaaaatatgtttaactaaatcacatttttaatgaaataatctttaCTAATGATCTTTTGTTCCTTACACAGAACGTGTTAAACGATTTCAGTCATAATGAAGagcatttttatgtgttttcattggaaaggaaataaaaatttcagTTGCAGGTAAATAGTTCAAtcttctcttcatttctcaaaTCCAGTGCATCAgtttgagttgattttttttctgcttacatGGCAGCAACTTGCTCATATACAATTGTTCTTTAAATACAGTTGGACAAATAACCACATTgtgcaatttaaaaattgtgtgCAATCTCAACATGTGGCTTGGTTataggcagcagcagcagtaggtGTAATGCTGAGAGAAAAGTCATTTCAATCTGTTGGtagatttaattcaatttacTGTAAGGACAGGATTTACTCTACAGAGAATAAATGGAGGCTCTAAAAAGAGCCTTTTGTGCTCTGAGTGCAGGTTGAAGCAGCTGTTTACTTCTTGGCCCGTTTAGCGGCTTTGGGCTCCTTGGCGAGCTTGAAGGAGCCGGAGGCCCCCGTGCCCTTAGTCTGGCTCAGGGTCCCTTTGGTGACCAGCTTGGTGACGGCGGTGTTGATGCGCTTGTTGGCCTTGCTCACGTCCACTCCTTTCTCGGCCAGCACCTTCTCGAGGGCCGCCAGGGACATCCATCCCCTGGCGCTCCTTGGACTCGGCCAGCCACGATGAGTTTCGGGAGGCTGGGTCCGTCCTGCTTGGCCCGGGGAGCGGACTTCTTCTTGTTTTACAAAGTTCATATATTTGATTATAATACCAGTCATGTTTCCTAAACATGAGACTTACAGCTGACTGGtccaaaatgtttcaatatGCTCTCACCAAAATGTTTAGGAGGATGTCAGAAATGTACCTTCATAGCGGTGCAGGGCGGCCATTTCCTGCACGTGATGACAAGATGTCTGATCATCGATGGCTCCAGTATTAAGAATGAACTGAGACGTTACTGtttaatgtaaatgttaataaaataagtcCTATCACAATCACGTGCTCTAAATCAGTGTGGTGTCATGCAGCTCTCTGTATTTAGTTTGTGCAGCCAGAGGAAACTGCtgtatttcttttcttgctttttatacgttgtattttcctttttgtgcaTTTACTCTGTTATTTTAGAGATTGCCACATTTCAGCAGTAGCTACCTAATGTTTGGTACGCATATGTTCTGATTTCTGAACAAAAGTAAGGAAATATGACAGCTTTGTTTAATCTGTCtcaactggaaataaaatattctgcacATTAAGGACCCCAGTTATTGTGTCCTGTGAGGCTCAGTAATTCTCAGGCTACATTTGTAAACGTCACGTCACAAGGGAAGGAAACGAGTTTTTTAGATCTCTATTGAATGTAAGCTGGACAATATAGTTGAAAAACTCATAGCAGTAAAAGTCTGTCAATAATTGTTAATATTGATCATTATTTAttagtcttttgttttaattatccaaaataCTATAAACTGGTGACGTGAAATGTCCTATTTTATCCAGTTTTAActccacatgtttgttttttaatttgtttttccagttatgaggcacagtggccaaacctgaaactgctgctgcgcaagctagcaaaaggttgttgctaggtaaccaaagaatgactaagttgctaggtaaccaaagagagagCGAGGAAGAACTGCTAAAGTCAtgcctctgcctacatctcccagaatgctgtgcggttctggatctgaGTTCAGATTCAAAACtgcttggggtttttttgtgactcaaactttttccatatataaatgtgaagctaaaaattaaacagagaaTTTGTGTAACAGACTTTTAGacagttacattttgtcagaaatatttacaaaaagaaaagaaatggagcGTATGGGATCATTTCACCTCCTCTGGGTGTCACAGACAGAATCTGAGCCTGAGAACCGGCAAGAGGAGAGTTCATATCTACTAGGTAAggtttatttgactatttttataatttagtgTAATTTGTAAGAAATAGGCTATGTAGGaatatatgtttgtgtgtgtggctgtgtaacattgtgtgtgtttgtctttgtgtgggTCAGACACACAACGTGTCTACATTTGTGTGCTTGTAGCCTGTATTTGTGTGGGTCATAAGcattgtgttggttttgtgtttgtatgggTGGAAATTAGagaataagcaaattattacttatctgtatgataagtaataatttgcttattacttatcttagtaataaacaaattattaataagtaataatttgctcgtcttaagcaaattattctcaGGTAACAGAAGATCCTACATCATGgtcctgctgctgacctctggTCTGTTGTCTCCTCTCCGACTCTTTGCTCCTTCTGTTgtgacaataaacatttctttgaaatatatcaaaagcaacagtgagaacaacttttgcaaagaaaataaagagaactgGGTTTATTCCTGGCAACAACTATCTATCAAGGAATATTACATGGGTTAACAGCAACATTAATATTCATGTTAACAGGCATTTCATGATATATTGGCATTAATTAACTAGTCATCATCTAGCCAACATTTTGTGGATACAACAACATTAGTCAACTTGCatgattatttgtaaaaaaactgcaacatctTTTCTGTACTCTGTCCATCTGTGCTGAGCTTCAAGACTCTCCTTAGTGACTCACAGGTGTAACATCAGCATTAGCTTTGTATGCTATTGGTTAGTTCAAAGTATCTTCATAGTCTGTCTTGTGGGGAGCCAGAAATCTGAATGGgcagggccaccaagggccagcaagggccagcaagggccaccaagggccaccaagggccccaagggccagcaagggccagcaagggccaccaagggccaccaagggccaccaagggccaccaAGAGCCAGCAAGGGCCACCAAGAGCCAGCAAGAGCCAgcaagggccaccaagggccaccaAGAGCCAGCAAGGGCCAGCAAGGGCCACTCCTTTTCCAGTTCAGGCATTCGCCTTGTTAGGCCGACAACAAAGTTTATTTGCTCACAGCTGTtgaagccaataggacctcatcacatctgcaaaaagcagagacgcgACGCTAAGGCAACTAAAACGGATCCCATCAAAACCTTGACTGCATCTAGACACTGGTGACAAAAGGCAacgtgtggagagcaacctgtggagagcaacgtgTGGAGAGCAAcgtgtggagagcaacttgtggagagcaacgtgtggagagcaacttgtggagagcaacgtgtggagagcaacctgtggagagcaacgtgTGGAGAGCAACGTGTGGAGAGCAAcgtgtggagagcaacttgtggagagcaacccgTGGAGAGCAACGTGTGCAGAGCAacgtgtggagagcaacctgtggatagcaacctgtggagagcaacttgtggagagcaacctgtggagagcaacgtgTGGAGAGCAACGTGTGGAGAGCAAcgtgtggagagcaacttgtggagagcaacctgtggagagcaactctCACCTGACATTATGTTTCTCTAATCTGAACCGTTTGCAAATTCAGTTTTCTAGAAATTAATGCTACCTTTCTTGAGGACAATGTTCATTATAGTCAATCACCccaatttacatcatttttgaaatcctggggggaaaccggagcacccggagaaaacccacggccattttttttgttctggtctaaaataagagattttttggggggttttgcaAACGGTTCAGAAATTCTCTAGACATTTTCTCCTAGTTGCTCTATTAAGATGTTTTCTTGCTCTTcttctgttgtgatttttttagcttaaaactGTCCTGTATCCTTTTCCATACGGATGTTTTCTTGCCCGCTGCCTCCACTGGTTCCTCTGACTGATTTGCCACACAGCTGTCTCTCATGTctgtggcctcaggatctctcTCTACCATAAAATTATTTGCCTCCTTGTTCGATCCATGAGGAACATCAATGTCCTCTTCCAGTGTTTCTTCTAAGTGATGGTCCTGATTTTTGGCTGCAGAGTCAGAAAtgctgtttgtgtctttttcatttccttcttgACACTTTGCCATGTTTTTTCCTGGTGGTTCAAATTCATTTCCGTCTTTAAGGtgagatttcattttttcctgctCCATTTTGAAACTAAACTCACAGCCAGAGTGCAGTTTCTGGAAGTCAGTTAGTTCTTTTATAAGATGTTTCTTCTCATCTTCAAGCTCCATGATTTTCAGTGAGGAAGCTTCCCTCTCTTTAGCTACATCCTGCTTCAAAATGTCTGCCTGCTGCATCAGGCCAGAAACTTCGACTTCATGTCTGGCTTTAAGTCCCTCAAAAGAAATAGTAGCCAGATCCAGAATACTTTTAAGATGTCTTATTGTCTGATTGGATTGTTGTTGCAGGACAGACAACTCTTCTCTCCTTCTCTGGTCcagactttctttttctgctctcaGTGTGTTGATGAGCTCAAGGTCGTTCCTGGCTTTTTCCAGATGTGCTTCGTTCAAACGAGTTATTTCGAGCTGGTAATCCTTGTTTTGTTGTCTTAGCGTAGAAACATCAGCTTCATACGTCCATTTCAGGTGTTGGTAAGAAGTCGTCATCTGATCTAGCTCTCTCTGCAGACGTTTCTCCTTGTTGTCATCATTATAGTTCAGCTGCATCTTGTCAGAAGCGTTTATAGCTTCTGGACTGCTAAACGTCTTTACTGCCTCTAGTTCTGTCTTTAACTCTCTGCTCATTTTCATGAATATCTCCTTAAGAGTTTTCTGCCTCTGCAGCTCATTTTTTGTCTCCTGTAGTACTTTTTGGGTGGAGGCCAGCTTTTGGGTCTCGTCAAACCATTTCGCTCTCTCCATTTCAAAAAGAGATCCGAGTCTTTGGATCTCTCTCTGGAAGTCCATCACAGGTCTGTTCTCTTCCCAGCCTTGCTGCTGTTGTTCAGCTATAAAATCTGACTGCTGGGGTCTCATCCCACCGTTGGAGTATTGTTGTGTTGGATATGACATGTTTATACAAAACAGTGCTGGTTcaaatctgtctttttctgcaaacaatCTCCTTCTGAAAGCGCTTTGCGTACGTCTGAACTCGTCAGTAGTGCAGGAAGCTATGACAAGAAGGTAGCAGTTTGCTACATACATACagtgctgatgacatcacaagcatGACTCTAGTTGTGACATCACAGTTTTCCTTCATCTAtggaatgatgatgatgtcagtgtttgagaaatctaCCACACTGACCAACCAGCCCCCCGCCCCCATATTGAAATTGGGCTGGTGGGGAGTGGGTGGGGGGGTTATACAGTGTTAGGGTGACTGATTAGGGTGACTGCCCCCAAGTGTGCCCCTGCACACTAGGGGGCAGTGTCTCAAGAACTCTGAAATGAGTCTCCATTTTAGTTCatggttattttgttttgctcttacTGTTTTAGTTTCAGGTGATCCTGGTCCCTTGGCTCTGACACCAAATAATCACATCTAGTTGAAACAAATTGAGGCCATTTTATATGGAAATAGTTGTATTGTCTGTAATGTCAGCATCAATCCATTTGTTTCATAACTGAATCAGAGGATTTTCAGAGAATGGAGAGACCAAAGATCTTCATGAATCCCAAGGAACACGGCGGGGAACGGTcagagaaaaagacataaatgttCCAGTTCTAGTTTGTCATAAAccatgtaatttgttttattggtattttgAACGACTATTCCATGGACTCTAGACAGAAGTTGCTGGTGGATTGGAAATGAATGggaaagctgcagtttttaatttttaattttatgaagaaaaaaacaatgcaggaaGATGCCAACGCCCAATGGGCTTATGTAAAGCTTCCAccaaataataagaaaaaaatatgtaataaaatccACTAATACAGTCCTTCATTTATTGATtgtaaatgcatgaaaaaaaaaacatctacaaagTTTTGACAGGAATTTAAATAGCTTGGGAGACTTTAACAGTCCCTAACACAAGTTAGTTTTTGGTGAACATtgtgaaactttattttatgttgctaAAAATTCCAAGttcacctcgctgcagcaaacggAAAGGGGcgggacggaccactgtcagtctcataccttatgaCTATTTCattccggaaatgaagggggcgctagtGACAATATTTCCTGTACCAACCGTGTtataataattagaataataatgtattttatttgacaacgcCTTTCAAAACACCAAGAAcactttcaaaattaaaaatacaaattaaacagTAAAGAAATGGCTACAAAACGTGATACGTCACGTGGTAtgtcccttttttatttttaaatctttattaaatctttatttagaattatattagtaacaaacaatctaaaataagcaacaataaGGAATCATTATGGAGATGTATTTATCTATCTTTACACCCTATCTATCTGaaacaaaagtcataaaacatgaatcaaatcaatattttggagacaaatgtacattacattcatccatccattaattatcATACACGCACGTTTATCCCTATAGTGGGTCATGAGGGCTGGaccctggacagatcgccaGTCCATTGCagattaagaaaacagatataaacaaataCTTGCTGGTGCTGAAGTTCAAATAATAGATTGTGATGTTGTGAATggtactcttaaaataaataagttacaaacatataaaatataatagcCTCTGGCTTATTTAAGAAGAACGAGGTGGAAAAGAGGTTTggtcagtaaaacatttagtcaacaaTTGTGGCCAACTTAGTACGTCCATTCACAGAGcacttttgttgtttatctgccaaacatttttcttattattcacaTTATGATCAGTCAAAcagtagttaataataataataataatcatttcacCAA
The window above is part of the Xiphophorus couchianus chromosome 14, X_couchianus-1.0, whole genome shotgun sequence genome. Proteins encoded here:
- the LOC114157235 gene encoding histone H4, with the translated sequence MSGRGKGGKGLGKGGAKRHRKVLRDNIQGITKPAIRRLARRGGVKRISGLIYEETRGVLKVFLENVIRDAVTYTEHAKRKTVTAMDVVYALKRQGRTLYGFGG